In Janthinobacterium sp. J1-1, a single genomic region encodes these proteins:
- a CDS encoding alkaline phosphatase D family protein — MDSQRRIFLASAARLAALTATAGSLAGSGASAATRLNGAGYPFALGVASGSPLPDAVVLWTRINYDPLQAGATPAIALSVRWEVAGDEAFRRIVAKGQAVATPELAHSVHVDVTGLAPGRWYWYRFIFGDAVSPVGRTRTAPVPSSMPASLKLAVASCQHWEFGSYAAHRHIAAAAPDLIAFLGDYIYEWGAYQLQHPQRAVRRDESFTLEQYRARYAQYKSDTDLQGAHLVAPWIVTWDDHEVANDYGNERDELLTTTFLQRRAAAYQAFYEHMPLRLLPLGRRGFVDMRIYQRYDWGHLARFHVLDDRQYRANHACPKPNRGGSNSVTTRSCPDLMKPDRTMLGSAQERWLQEGLEKSPARWNILAQQTLMAQSSQVPITRPGDERIWTDGWDGYPMARQQLLDTLQASGARNPLVLSGDVHTFYATELSRDAMRPVSRANPLLATEFCGTSITSSSRPQSRTDDYVAMNPHIRYGRSDKRGYMLMELTPTKTTTCFQGLDNVRDSASRIATLASFTVRDGKAGLQES, encoded by the coding sequence ATGGATAGCCAGCGCCGCATTTTTCTCGCCAGCGCTGCACGCCTCGCCGCGCTGACGGCCACCGCCGGTTCCCTGGCCGGCTCCGGCGCCAGCGCGGCCACCCGCCTGAATGGCGCCGGCTATCCGTTTGCGCTCGGCGTCGCTTCCGGCTCGCCGCTGCCCGACGCGGTGGTGCTGTGGACCCGCATCAACTACGACCCGCTGCAAGCTGGCGCCACGCCGGCCATCGCCTTGAGCGTGCGCTGGGAAGTGGCCGGCGATGAGGCGTTCCGGCGCATCGTTGCCAAGGGCCAGGCGGTGGCCACGCCAGAACTGGCGCACAGCGTGCATGTCGATGTCACGGGCCTGGCACCCGGGCGCTGGTACTGGTACCGCTTTATCTTTGGCGACGCCGTCAGCCCCGTCGGACGCACCCGCACCGCACCTGTGCCCTCTTCCATGCCGGCCTCATTGAAACTGGCGGTGGCCTCGTGCCAACACTGGGAATTCGGCAGCTATGCGGCGCATCGGCATATCGCCGCGGCCGCGCCCGACCTGATCGCGTTCCTGGGCGACTATATCTATGAATGGGGCGCCTATCAATTGCAGCACCCGCAGCGGGCCGTGCGCCGCGACGAGAGTTTTACCCTGGAGCAGTACCGCGCCCGCTATGCGCAATATAAAAGCGATACGGACCTGCAGGGCGCCCATCTGGTGGCGCCGTGGATTGTCACCTGGGACGACCATGAGGTGGCCAACGACTACGGCAACGAGCGCGACGAGCTGCTGACCACCACCTTCTTGCAGCGCCGCGCGGCCGCCTACCAGGCCTTTTATGAACATATGCCGCTGCGCCTGCTGCCGCTGGGCCGGCGTGGCTTTGTCGACATGCGCATCTACCAGCGCTACGACTGGGGCCATCTGGCGCGTTTTCACGTGCTCGACGACCGCCAGTACCGCGCCAACCACGCCTGCCCGAAACCGAACCGGGGCGGCTCGAATTCCGTCACCACGCGCAGCTGCCCCGATTTGATGAAGCCGGACCGTACCATGCTGGGTTCCGCGCAGGAACGGTGGCTGCAGGAGGGGCTGGAAAAATCGCCGGCGCGCTGGAATATCCTGGCCCAGCAGACCCTGATGGCGCAATCGAGCCAGGTGCCGATCACGCGGCCCGGCGACGAACGGATCTGGACCGACGGCTGGGATGGCTATCCGATGGCGCGCCAGCAGTTGCTGGACACCCTGCAGGCCAGCGGCGCACGCAATCCGCTGGTGCTGTCGGGCGACGTGCATACTTTCTATGCGACCGAGCTGAGCCGCGACGCCATGCGGCCCGTCTCGCGCGCCAACCCGCTGCTGGCCACCGAGTTTTGCGGCACCTCGATCACGTCCAGTTCGCGCCCGCAGTCGCGCACCGACGACTACGTGGCGATGAATCCGCATATCCGCTACGGCCGCAGCGACAAGCGCGGCTATATGCTGATGGAGCTCACGCCGACGAAAACCACCACCTGCTTCCAGGGCCTGGACAATGTGCGCGACAGCGCGTCCCGCATCGCCACGCTGGCCAGTTTTACCGTCAGGGACGGCAAGGCCGGCTTGCAGGAAAGCTGA
- a CDS encoding acyl-CoA thioesterase: MSTSPARPDNCLASGLPAGKMPELRMMPAPSDANVYGDVFGGWIMSQVDIAGSLPATRRANGRVATIAVNSFVFKNPVFVGDLLSFYAEIVKVGNTSITVNVEVYAERNRLQACIVKVTEATLIYVATDSDRKPRQVPPIETLLSQ, translated from the coding sequence ATGAGCACCTCCCCCGCCCGCCCCGACAACTGCCTCGCCTCCGGCCTGCCCGCCGGAAAAATGCCCGAACTGCGCATGATGCCCGCGCCTTCGGACGCCAATGTCTACGGCGACGTGTTCGGCGGCTGGATCATGTCGCAAGTCGATATCGCCGGCTCGCTGCCGGCCACGCGGCGCGCCAACGGCAGGGTGGCGACCATCGCCGTCAATTCCTTCGTCTTCAAAAATCCCGTGTTCGTCGGCGATCTGCTGTCTTTTTATGCCGAGATCGTCAAGGTCGGCAATACCTCGATCACCGTCAACGTGGAAGTCTATGCCGAGCGCAACCGCCTGCAAGCGTGCATCGTGAAGGTCACGGAAGCCACGCTGATCTATGTCGCCACCGATTCCGACCGCAAGCCGCGCCAGGTGCCGCCGATTGAAACCTTGCTGTCGCAATAA
- a CDS encoding ABC transporter ATP-binding protein/permease: MRRSQTTPPPRPPAAASRSDFATLKTLLPYLWVYKWRVLLALLCLVGAKLANVGVPLILKKLVDAMTITAAHPQALLVLPVALLVAYGLLRVSTTLFTELREFLFARVTQRAVRTIALQVFRHLHALSLRFHLNRQTGGMTRDIERGTRSVGSLISYTLFNILPTLVEITLVLVYLVLHYDIWFSIITAVALVSYIAFTVLVTNWRTHFRRTMNDLDSKANTKAIDSLINYETVKYFGNEDYEARRYDEGLQRYESAAVKSQTSLSLLNTGQSLIIATAVTLILWRATVGVIAGTMTLGDLVLVNAFMIQLYIPLNFLGVIYREIKQSLADMERLFSLLDENREIADTLEAKPLATQGASVRFAHVDFSYETKRQILFDVDFQIAAGTTTAVVGHSGSGKSTLSRLLFRFYEVNGGAITIDGQDLRAITQDSLRAAIGIVPQDTVLFNDTIEYNIAYGKPGASKEAIVAAAKAASIHDFIESLPDGYASMVGERGLKLSGGEKQRVAIARTLLKDPAILIFDEATSALDSKAEQAIQAQLKDIAKNRTTLVIAHRLSTVADAQQILVLDHGRIVERGTHPQLLAANGLYAQMWQRQQAGQLEEEEAESQGEPGELSLAK, from the coding sequence ATGCGCCGCTCCCAGACTACCCCCCCACCTCGCCCGCCAGCCGCCGCCAGCCGCAGCGATTTTGCCACCCTGAAAACGCTGTTGCCCTACCTGTGGGTCTACAAATGGCGCGTGCTGCTGGCGCTGCTGTGCCTGGTGGGCGCCAAGCTGGCCAATGTGGGCGTGCCGCTGATCCTGAAAAAACTGGTCGACGCCATGACCATCACGGCGGCCCATCCGCAGGCGCTGCTGGTGCTGCCGGTCGCCCTGCTGGTGGCCTATGGCTTGCTGCGCGTGTCGACCACCCTGTTTACCGAATTGCGCGAATTTTTATTCGCCCGCGTCACGCAGCGCGCCGTGCGCACGATTGCGCTGCAGGTATTTCGCCACCTGCATGCGCTGTCGCTGCGCTTTCACCTGAACCGCCAGACGGGTGGCATGACGCGCGATATTGAACGCGGCACGCGCAGCGTCGGTTCGCTGATTTCCTACACCCTGTTCAATATCCTGCCGACCCTGGTGGAAATTACCCTGGTGCTGGTCTATCTGGTGCTGCATTACGACATCTGGTTTTCCATCATCACGGCGGTGGCGCTGGTGTCGTATATCGCGTTTACGGTGCTGGTGACGAACTGGCGCACGCACTTCCGCCGTACCATGAACGACCTCGATTCGAAGGCCAATACGAAAGCCATCGACTCGCTGATCAACTATGAAACCGTAAAATACTTCGGCAATGAGGACTACGAGGCGCGCCGCTATGACGAGGGCTTGCAGCGCTATGAATCGGCGGCCGTCAAGTCGCAAACCTCGCTGTCACTGCTGAATACGGGCCAGTCGCTGATCATCGCCACCGCCGTCACCTTGATCCTGTGGCGCGCCACGGTGGGCGTGATCGCCGGCACCATGACCCTGGGCGACCTGGTGCTGGTCAATGCCTTCATGATCCAGCTGTATATTCCGCTTAATTTCCTTGGCGTGATCTACCGCGAAATCAAGCAAAGCCTGGCCGACATGGAGCGGCTGTTTTCGCTGCTCGACGAGAACCGCGAAATCGCCGATACGCTTGAAGCAAAACCGCTGGCCACACAGGGCGCATCCGTGCGTTTTGCCCATGTCGATTTCAGCTACGAGACCAAGCGCCAGATCCTGTTCGACGTCGACTTCCAGATCGCCGCCGGCACCACCACGGCGGTGGTCGGCCATAGCGGTTCGGGCAAGTCGACCCTGTCGCGTTTGCTGTTCCGCTTCTATGAAGTCAACGGCGGCGCCATCACCATCGATGGCCAGGATTTGCGGGCCATCACCCAGGACAGCCTGCGCGCGGCGATCGGCATCGTGCCGCAGGATACGGTGCTGTTCAACGACACCATCGAATACAACATCGCCTATGGCAAGCCGGGCGCCAGCAAGGAGGCCATCGTGGCGGCGGCCAAGGCGGCGTCGATCCACGACTTTATCGAAAGCCTGCCGGACGGCTACGCGTCGATGGTGGGCGAGCGCGGGCTGAAACTGTCGGGCGGCGAAAAGCAGCGCGTGGCGATTGCCCGCACCCTGCTGAAAGACCCGGCGATTCTGATCTTCGACGAGGCCACCTCGGCGCTCGACTCGAAAGCGGAGCAGGCGATCCAGGCGCAGCTGAAAGACATCGCGAAAAACCGCACGACCCTGGTGATCGCGCACCGCTTGTCGACCGTGGCCGATGCGCAGCAGATCCTGGTGCTGGACCATGGCCGCATCGTCGAACGCGGCACGCACCCGCAGCTGCTGGCGGCGAACGGCCTGTATGCGCAGATGTGGCAACGCCAGCAGGCCGGCCAGCTAGAGGAAGAGGAAGCCGAGTCGCAGGGCGAGCCGGGTGAATTGAGCCTGGCCAAATAA
- a CDS encoding amino acid ABC transporter substrate-binding protein, producing the protein MKLTKIIATLLSVGVISSMSPAQAQELTGTLAKIKKAGSVTLGVRDGSVPFSYLDDKQQYQGYSIDLCMKVVTALQKHLGLSELKVVMSPVTSANRIPLMANGTIDLECGSTTNNLERQQQVAFAPTMFVIANRVLAKKSSNIKSLEDLRGKTLVATAGTSTVKQMTILNKEKNLGMNIAIAKDHPESFLMLETGRAVAEANDDILLASQVANSKNPNDYEITKEALSVEPYGIMMRKGDPAFKKVVDDALIRLYKSDDINRIYAKWFTSNIPPKNINLNFPMPPQLKAVFAKPTDSGDPAAYAAVPEAQKTSDKKKK; encoded by the coding sequence ATGAAATTGACCAAAATTATCGCCACACTGCTCAGCGTCGGTGTCATCAGCAGCATGTCGCCAGCCCAGGCCCAGGAATTGACGGGTACCTTGGCCAAAATCAAAAAAGCCGGTTCCGTCACGCTCGGCGTGCGCGACGGCTCGGTGCCGTTTTCCTATCTGGATGACAAGCAGCAGTACCAGGGTTATTCCATCGACCTGTGCATGAAGGTCGTCACCGCCCTGCAAAAACACCTGGGCCTGAGCGAACTGAAAGTGGTGATGAGCCCTGTCACTTCGGCCAACCGCATCCCGCTGATGGCCAACGGCACCATCGACCTCGAATGCGGTTCGACCACCAACAACCTGGAACGCCAGCAGCAGGTGGCATTCGCGCCGACCATGTTCGTGATCGCCAACCGCGTGCTGGCCAAGAAATCGTCGAACATCAAGAGCCTGGAAGACTTGCGCGGCAAGACCCTGGTCGCCACCGCCGGCACCTCGACCGTCAAGCAGATGACGATTTTGAACAAGGAAAAAAACCTGGGCATGAATATCGCGATTGCCAAGGATCATCCTGAATCGTTCCTGATGCTGGAAACCGGGCGCGCCGTTGCCGAAGCGAATGATGACATCCTGCTCGCCTCGCAAGTGGCCAATTCGAAGAACCCGAACGACTACGAAATCACCAAGGAAGCGCTGTCGGTCGAACCGTACGGCATCATGATGCGCAAGGGCGACCCGGCCTTCAAGAAAGTGGTCGACGATGCCTTGATCCGTTTGTACAAGAGCGACGACATCAACCGCATTTATGCGAAATGGTTTACCTCGAATATTCCGCCTAAAAACATCAACCTGAATTTCCCGATGCCGCCGCAACTGAAGGCGGTCTTCGCGAAGCCGACCGACTCGGGCGACCCGGCGGCCTACGCGGCCGTGCCGGAAGCGCAGAAGACGTCGGACAAAAAGAAAAAATAA
- a CDS encoding amino acid ABC transporter permease — translation MNYNWNWRIFWETSPDGVGTYMDTLWSGLTWTLATAGAAWIMALILGLVIGTIRTLPNKWLVGVANAYVELFRNVPLLVQMFLWYFVMPELLPAELGAWVKSLPNAPFVTAVLCLGFFTSSRVAVQVTTGIEALPRGQKLAGTALGLTLPQTYRFILLPMAARVIMPPLTSEFLNIIKNSSVALTIGLVELTASARAIQEFSFQVFEAFSAATIIYIAVNLLVVILMALIERKIRIPGFIVAGSKSGGH, via the coding sequence ATGAATTACAACTGGAATTGGCGCATCTTCTGGGAGACCTCTCCCGATGGTGTCGGCACGTACATGGACACCTTGTGGTCCGGCCTGACCTGGACCCTGGCGACCGCCGGCGCGGCCTGGATCATGGCCCTGATACTGGGCCTGGTGATCGGCACCATACGCACCCTGCCCAACAAATGGCTGGTCGGCGTGGCCAATGCCTATGTCGAACTGTTCCGCAACGTGCCGCTGCTGGTGCAGATGTTCCTGTGGTATTTCGTGATGCCGGAACTGCTGCCGGCCGAGCTGGGCGCCTGGGTCAAGTCGCTGCCGAACGCGCCCTTCGTCACGGCCGTGCTGTGCCTGGGCTTTTTCACCTCGTCGCGGGTGGCGGTGCAGGTCACGACCGGTATCGAAGCGCTGCCGCGCGGGCAAAAGCTGGCCGGCACGGCGCTGGGATTGACCCTGCCGCAAACCTACCGTTTCATTTTGCTGCCGATGGCCGCGCGCGTGATCATGCCGCCGCTGACCAGCGAATTTTTGAATATCATCAAGAACAGTTCGGTGGCTTTGACCATCGGCCTGGTCGAACTGACGGCCAGCGCGCGCGCCATCCAGGAGTTCTCGTTCCAGGTGTTCGAAGCGTTTTCGGCCGCCACCATCATCTATATCGCCGTCAACCTGCTGGTGGTGATCCTGATGGCGCTGATCGAGAGAAAGATCCGTATCCCCGGCTTCATCGTTGCCGGTTCCAAGTCGGGAGGACACTGA
- a CDS encoding ABC transporter permease subunit has protein sequence MFGNFDFDVISRSWVYLFQVGMLFTLKLTALAMVGGIVLGTLLALMRLSSNRILSGVASSYVNLIRSIPLVLVIFWFYFLVPYIAAWIIGAEEPVKVGAFSSALITFIMFEAAYYCEIMRSGIQSIPRGQVWAGQALGMNYYQTMANIVLPQAFRNMIPVLLTQTIVLFQDVSLVYVLSIPDFVGAASKIAQRDGRLVEMYVFVAVVYFVLCYALSFLVKRLQKRVAIIR, from the coding sequence ATGTTCGGTAATTTCGACTTCGATGTCATCTCGCGTTCCTGGGTCTATCTGTTCCAGGTGGGCATGCTGTTTACCCTGAAACTGACGGCGCTGGCGATGGTCGGCGGCATCGTGCTGGGCACCCTGCTGGCACTGATGCGCTTGTCCAGCAACCGCATTCTGTCGGGCGTGGCGTCGAGCTACGTCAACCTGATCCGCTCGATCCCGCTGGTGCTGGTGATTTTCTGGTTCTACTTCCTGGTGCCGTATATCGCGGCCTGGATCATCGGCGCCGAGGAGCCGGTCAAGGTGGGCGCGTTCTCGTCGGCCCTGATCACCTTCATCATGTTCGAAGCGGCCTATTACTGCGAGATCATGCGCAGCGGCATACAGTCGATTCCGCGCGGCCAGGTCTGGGCCGGCCAGGCGCTGGGCATGAATTATTACCAGACCATGGCCAATATCGTGCTGCCGCAGGCGTTCCGCAACATGATCCCGGTGCTGCTGACGCAAACCATCGTGCTGTTCCAGGACGTGTCGCTGGTGTACGTGCTGTCGATCCCCGATTTCGTCGGCGCCGCCTCGAAGATCGCCCAGCGCGATGGCCGCCTGGTGGAAATGTATGTGTTCGTGGCCGTCGTGTATTTCGTGCTGTGCTATGCCCTGTCGTTCCTGGTCAAGCGCCTGCAAAAGCGCGTCGCCATCATCCGTTAA
- a CDS encoding amino acid ABC transporter ATP-binding protein, giving the protein MIELKNVSKWYGQFQVLTDCSTEVSKGDVMVICGPSGSGKSTLIKTVNGLEPIQQGQIMVDNIAVNDPKTNLSKLRARIGMVFQNFELFPHLSIRENLTIGQIKVLGRSADEANAKGLKYLDRVGLLSQQDKFPGQLSGGQQQRVAIARALAMDPIAMLFDEPTSALDPEMINEVLDVMVGLAQEGMTMMVVTHEMGFAKRVANRIVFMDQGKIIEDCSKDEFFTTTRSDRARDFLAKIIH; this is encoded by the coding sequence ATGATTGAACTGAAAAATGTAAGCAAATGGTATGGCCAGTTCCAGGTCCTGACCGACTGCAGCACCGAAGTGTCGAAGGGCGACGTGATGGTCATCTGCGGCCCGTCCGGTTCCGGCAAGTCGACCCTGATCAAGACCGTCAATGGCCTCGAACCGATCCAGCAGGGGCAGATCATGGTCGACAATATCGCCGTCAACGATCCGAAGACCAATCTGTCGAAACTGCGCGCGCGCATCGGCATGGTGTTCCAGAACTTCGAGCTGTTTCCGCATCTGAGCATTCGCGAAAACCTGACCATCGGCCAGATCAAGGTGCTGGGCCGCAGCGCCGACGAAGCCAACGCCAAGGGCCTGAAATACCTGGACCGCGTGGGCCTGCTGTCGCAGCAGGACAAATTCCCCGGCCAGCTGTCTGGCGGCCAGCAGCAGCGCGTGGCGATCGCCCGCGCGCTGGCTATGGATCCGATCGCCATGCTGTTCGACGAGCCGACCTCGGCGCTCGACCCGGAAATGATCAACGAAGTGCTCGACGTGATGGTGGGCCTGGCGCAGGAAGGCATGACGATGATGGTCGTCACGCACGAGATGGGCTTTGCCAAGCGCGTGGCCAACCGCATCGTCTTCATGGACCAGGGCAAGATCATTGAAGACTGCAGCAAGGATGAGTTTTTCACCACCACGCGCTCGGACCGCGCGCGCGATTTCCTGGCGAAAATCATTCATTAA
- a CDS encoding type II toxin-antitoxin system RelE/ParE family toxin, with translation MKITHKPLYWVGATKKELMALPVEIISFFGHALDLAQRGDKHDSAKVLRGFGCAGVLEIVEDDADGTYRAVYTVKFDEAVFVLHCFQKKSKSGIATPKQEMDIVRARLRATQQLIEELRREKTYR, from the coding sequence ATGAAGATCACCCATAAACCCTTGTACTGGGTCGGCGCCACGAAGAAAGAATTGATGGCCTTGCCTGTCGAGATCATTTCGTTCTTTGGCCATGCGCTCGATCTGGCCCAGCGCGGCGACAAGCACGACAGCGCCAAGGTATTGCGTGGCTTTGGCTGCGCCGGCGTACTGGAAATCGTCGAGGACGATGCCGATGGCACCTACCGCGCGGTGTACACGGTGAAATTTGACGAGGCGGTGTTCGTGCTGCATTGCTTCCAGAAAAAGAGCAAGAGCGGCATTGCGACGCCGAAACAAGAAATGGACATCGTGCGCGCCCGCTTGCGCGCCACGCAACAACTGATCGAGGAGCTGCGCCGTGAAAAAACATATCGTTGA
- a CDS encoding helix-turn-helix transcriptional regulator, whose protein sequence is MKKHIVDGIEFEQSSGNVFADLGLPDADKLQIKSGLVGEISNAIRKLELTQEQAARRMGIVQPKVSGMLRGDFSGLSERKLMDCLNRLGYDIEIHVKPTGHPVGHLKLAIAQAG, encoded by the coding sequence GTGAAAAAACATATCGTTGATGGCATCGAATTCGAGCAATCGAGCGGCAACGTATTTGCCGACCTGGGCCTGCCCGACGCCGACAAACTGCAAATCAAATCCGGCCTGGTGGGCGAAATCAGCAATGCCATCCGCAAGCTCGAACTGACCCAGGAGCAAGCCGCACGCCGCATGGGCATCGTGCAGCCGAAAGTATCGGGCATGCTGCGCGGCGACTTTTCCGGCCTGTCCGAGCGCAAGCTGATGGATTGCCTGAACCGCCTGGGCTACGACATCGAAATCCATGTCAAGCCGACCGGCCATCCCGTCGGGCACCTGAAACTGGCCATCGCCCAGGCCGGGTAA
- the pyrC gene encoding dihydroorotase, with product MSTPDHTPTTVPSSLTITRPDDWHLHLRDGAVMASVLPHSARQFGRAIVMPNLKPPVTTTADATAYRERILAAVPEGVQFDPLMVLYLTNNTSPDEIRRAQDSGIVQAVKLYPAGATTNSDLGVSDLKNCYKVLEVMQEVGMPFLVHGEVTDPEIDIFDREAVFIERVMRPLRSSFPALSVVFEHITTKDAAQYVAEAEGPIAATITAHHLLYNRNELFKGGIRPHYYCLPILKREEHRLALMTAAASGDERFFLGTDSAPHAQGAKEMACGCAGCYTALHAMELYAEAFERAGALDKLEAFASFHGPAFYGVPRNTDTITLKRESWTLPASLPLGDSHVIPLNAGEQINWKMV from the coding sequence ATGTCCACACCCGATCACACCCCGACCACCGTTCCCTCGTCGCTGACCATCACGCGTCCTGACGATTGGCACTTGCACCTGCGCGATGGCGCCGTCATGGCCAGCGTCTTGCCGCACAGCGCACGCCAGTTCGGCCGCGCCATCGTGATGCCGAACCTGAAACCGCCCGTCACCACCACCGCCGACGCCACCGCCTACCGCGAGCGCATCCTGGCCGCCGTGCCGGAAGGCGTGCAGTTCGATCCGCTGATGGTGCTGTACCTGACCAACAACACCTCGCCTGACGAAATCCGCCGCGCGCAGGACAGCGGCATCGTTCAGGCCGTGAAACTGTATCCGGCCGGCGCCACCACCAATTCCGATTTGGGCGTGAGCGACCTGAAAAACTGCTACAAGGTGCTCGAAGTGATGCAGGAAGTGGGCATGCCCTTCCTCGTGCACGGCGAAGTGACCGATCCCGAGATCGATATCTTCGACCGCGAAGCCGTCTTTATCGAACGCGTGATGCGCCCGCTGCGCAGCAGCTTTCCGGCCCTGTCGGTGGTGTTCGAGCACATCACCACCAAGGATGCGGCGCAGTACGTGGCCGAGGCCGAAGGTCCGATCGCCGCCACCATCACCGCCCACCATTTGCTGTACAACCGCAACGAGCTTTTCAAGGGCGGCATCCGTCCCCATTACTACTGCCTGCCGATCCTGAAACGCGAGGAACACCGCCTGGCATTGATGACGGCGGCCGCCAGCGGCGACGAGCGTTTCTTCCTCGGCACCGACTCGGCGCCGCATGCGCAGGGCGCCAAGGAAATGGCCTGTGGCTGTGCGGGCTGCTACACGGCCCTGCACGCGATGGAACTGTATGCCGAAGCGTTCGAACGGGCCGGCGCGCTCGACAAACTGGAAGCGTTCGCCAGCTTCCACGGCCCGGCCTTTTACGGTGTGCCGCGCAATACCGACACCATCACCCTGAAACGCGAAAGCTGGACCTTGCCTGCTTCGCTGCCGCTGGGCGACAGCCACGTGATTCCGCTCAATGCCGGCGAGCAGATCAACTGGAAGATGGTGTAA
- a CDS encoding DUF3025 domain-containing protein: MLPSIDWTRPWYATVLPARGRLDLQRHTVIEALNLQARALDLRNPSGLPLGFVPQADLPEGVAYEEFIGATGGVPTRDNLHDFFNALVWLTFPLIKRQLNALQAAQIALSGVGKSRGPARDGATIFDENSALLVLRDSQAGHALEAALRAHDWQRVFVEQRGQFAAKGDADVWLFGHALMEKLVAPYKAITAHTRIVFAGDVYFALDDMARRAWLDARVAQDLAQQGLSTADFTPLPVLGIPGWWAEQDAQFYGDTTVFRPKRKAA; encoded by the coding sequence ATGCTGCCATCGATAGACTGGACCCGCCCCTGGTATGCCACGGTGCTGCCGGCGCGGGGGCGGCTGGATTTGCAGCGCCACACGGTGATCGAGGCGTTGAATCTGCAGGCGCGCGCGCTGGACTTGCGCAATCCGTCCGGCCTGCCGCTGGGTTTCGTGCCGCAAGCCGACCTGCCCGAGGGCGTGGCGTATGAGGAATTCATCGGCGCCACCGGCGGCGTGCCCACGCGCGACAACCTGCACGACTTTTTCAACGCGCTGGTGTGGCTGACCTTTCCGCTGATCAAGCGGCAATTGAATGCCTTGCAGGCGGCGCAGATCGCCCTGTCGGGCGTGGGTAAATCGCGCGGCCCGGCGCGCGATGGCGCGACGATTTTCGATGAAAATTCGGCGCTGCTGGTGCTGCGCGACAGCCAGGCCGGCCACGCACTGGAGGCGGCCTTGCGCGCGCATGACTGGCAGCGCGTGTTTGTCGAACAGCGCGGCCAGTTTGCTGCCAAAGGCGACGCCGACGTCTGGCTGTTCGGCCATGCGCTGATGGAAAAACTGGTGGCGCCCTACAAGGCCATCACGGCGCATACCCGCATCGTGTTTGCCGGCGACGTCTACTTTGCGCTGGACGATATGGCGCGGCGCGCCTGGCTCGATGCAAGGGTGGCGCAGGACCTGGCGCAGCAAGGCTTGAGCACGGCCGATTTCACGCCCTTGCCGGTGCTCGGCATTCCCGGCTGGTGGGCAGAGCAGGACGCGCAGTTTTACGGAGACACGACGGTTTTTCGCCCGAAGCGCAAAGCCGCATGA